The Hyalangium gracile genome segment GGCCTCGTCCCTTCTGCATCCCTCCAACGTAGGCCCCTCCCGGCTCTTGTGTCAGGAACTTTTGCCTACCTACTTAGATGGGCATGAAGACCTTGAAGCCGCTGCGGCCGCTCGCGCCCAGGGTGTTGCTCTCCACGAAGTCGCTGTAGGAGCTGCGGCCGTCGCCCGAGGTGATGGCGGTATGGCCGTAGATGCTGCCCAGGCGGGTGGAGGTCTTCTCCCAGGTGAGGATGAGGCCGGGGATCTTCAGCGCTTCGGCGAGCGACAGGTTCACCTGCTTGAACTTGTTCCTCGGCAGGTTGTCGTCGATCTGGTTGCCGTTGCCCCACACCTTGATGCCGTAGGTCTGCTGAATGGCGCGGCTCACACCCGTGGCGCAGAGGCCCTGGCTCGAGTAGCCACCCATGCTCAACGCCACCGCGCGGGCCTTGTTGGCCAGAGTGGAGTTGCCGTGCACGCCACCGGTGCTGGGGGGAGTGGAGGGCGTGCCGCTCACCGTGATGCCGAGCTGGTTCCAGGTCTTCGGCCCGACGACGCCATCGGCGGTCAGACCCTTCGCGCTCTGGAAGGCCTTCACGGCCGCGGTGGTCTTCGGACCGAACTGGCCATCGGCCGCCCCGGCATTGAAGCCGAGCTGATTGAGCCGGTTCTGAAGCGCGGCCACCGGAGGGCCACTGTGGCCCTGCTTGAGCGTGGGGCCGCTGCCGCCCGGAGCCGAAGGCGCCGAGGGACCCGCCGCGCCATTGAGCCTGGCCCACGTCTTCGGTCCGACGACGCCGTCAGCGGTCAGGCCCTTCGCGCTCTGGAAGGCCTTCACGGCCGCGGTGGTCTTCGGGCCGAACTGGCCGTCCGCCGGGCCCGGGTTGAAGCCGTGCCGGGAGAGGAGGTTCTGCAGGTTGGTGACGGCGGCGCCCTTGGACCCCTGCTTGAGCGTGGGGGTGGCTCCGCCCGAGCCGCCCGCGGTCAGCGCGGCCCACGTCTTCGGCCCGACAACGCCGTCGGCGGCGAGGCCCTTCGCGCTCTGGAAGGCCTTCACGGCCGCGGCCGTCTTCGGACCGAACTGGCCGTCGGCCGCGCCTGGCGAGAAGCCCGCGCTGGCCAGCGCCTGCTGAAGGGTCTTCACCGCGGCGCCGGACGAGCCGAGCTTCAGGGTGGGCTTGGAAGGTGAACTGGCTGCGGCAGTGGTGCTGCGTGTGGCGGCAGAAACCCGCATTTCGAGAACCTCGTGAAGAGTGACCGTACAAAGGTTATCGAGCCCTGAGGCCGGAAGTTGCGGAGTATGAGACGATGAGGAGCCCTGTGGAGGGGCTCTCCCTTCGCGCCGAGGCGAGGTCGAGCGATTTCAAGGGGTTCGTGACTGGGCGGCACGAGTCGTCCTTCCGTTCGCCTGGGATTCGCGATCCTGCGTGTCACCTGGAAGGAAGCGACCATGAAGAAGCTGCTGTTCGTCGTGGCATGGGCCCTGGCCGCCGTGGCCTGTGCTCCCGCCAGCTCCCCCGAGCCACCCCCCGTCATCCAGGATCCGAATCCGGAGCCGCCGCCACCCCCGCCGCCGCCACCCCCGCCGCCACCCCCGCCGCCGCCACCCCCGCCACCGCCGCCCGTCGTGGTCGCCCCGTTCGACCCGATCGCCTCTCCCATGGTCGTCCCCGCACCGAACGATCTGTTCGTCGATCCAACGACGGGCCTGATCAACGGGCCCATCGACTCCAGCGCCACCGCGGCACAGCAGGAGTTTACTCGGGACTACCTCAATACCCTCAACGGCGCTCCCACCCGCGTCACGGTGGGCACGAAGCTCGTCGACCTGGACAGGACCACGGTGACTGTCTCGACGGTGAAGTTCATCGATCTGCTGGAGGGCACGCCCATCGCCACGCCACCCGTCACGCCGACCGTGGCTTACGACGAGGACACCGACCAACTCACCCTCGCACCGCCTGCCGGCGGCTGGCCCAAGGGAGGCCGGTACGCCGTGGCGCTCATCGCGGGCGAGGCGGGCTTGAAGGGGCTGGGCGGCAAGGCGCTGGTGGGCTCGCCGATGTGGGAGCTCGTCTCCCAGCGGACGCCGCTCGTCACCTGTGACGATCTGAAGTCTCCGGACTGCGCGCTCGCCACGGACAAGATCCCCTCGGACAAGGTGGAGCCCGCCGAGCGCCTCGAGGAACAGCTCGCCCGAGCGCTGCGACTCGAGGACCTGCGCCGCGCCTACAAGCCGCTGCTGGATTCCATCGCGGAGCAGGGGGTGAATCGCGGCGACATCGTGCTGCTGTGGACCTTCCGCATCATGAACCACCCGGAGGTGACGTTCGATCCCGCCACCGGCGTCATGCCCTTCCCCAACGATCTGCTGCTGCTGCGCAACCCGGATGGCTCCGCGCACCTGAACCTGCCAATACCGCCCAATGCCCCGCCCTCGCAGGTGCAGCTCATCCAGGGCCTGAACACGCTGGATGGCTTCTCCACCACGGCGCCCATCCTCTCGGAGAACAGCGACGTGCGAGGGGCCCTCGACACCGGCCGCGTGGACGCGACGAGCCTGGCAGCGGGCACGAGGATCCTCAAGCTGACGCCAGGTGGCACGGCCCCCAACGTGAAGGCGTGCATCGACTGCGCCTCGAGCCGGAACCCGGACGGCACCCTCCCGAACAACCCGCAGCAACTGCAGCTCGTGCCGCAGGTGCCGCTGGACGGGCAGTCCACCTACGTGGCCACGGTGACGACGGACCTGAAGGACGAGCGGGGCCGGCACGTGGCGCCCACGGTGGTGTTCGCGCTGTTGCGCCTGAGCCACCCGTTGGTGGTGGACGGCAAGAGCCAGGTGACCGGAGTCTCGGACCTGCAGGCCCAGACGCTCGAGCCGCTCCGCGCGGGGCTCGCGGCGACGCTCGACACGCTGGCGGAGCAGGGGATGCCGCGCTCGAAGCTCGCGCTGGCATGGGCGTTCACCACGCAGAGCACGGTGTCCACGCTCCAGAAGATACACGCGCTGCCGGCAGCCGTGTACGGCCCCGCGGGCCTCCCCAACCAGCCGCTCTACCTGGTCGACATCACGACGCAGCTCAAGGCGCAGCTGGCGGCGCAAGGCCTCTCCAGCGACAACATCGGCAAGGCCTTCCAGGGCGCGCTCTTCCTGCCCTTCGCGCTGACGGGGAGCGGGGGGACCCTGAACCCCGCCCAGCCTCGGTTCGATCGCGTTCCGTTCCTGCTGACACTGCCAGGCGCCAGCACGCCAGCGCAGGGCTACCCCATCACCCTCTTCAGCCACGGGTTCATGGGCAGCCGCGACAGCGTGCTCCCCCTGCTCGATGCGCTGGCGGGGGCAGGGCGCGCGACCGTCGCGGTGGATGCCGTCTTCCATGGTGACCGCAGCAGCTGCGCGGGTATCACCGCGGCCGCGGGCCTCATGGATCCGAGCAATGGGCTCCCCATCGACACTCCCG includes the following:
- a CDS encoding peptidoglycan-binding domain-containing protein, yielding MRVSAATRSTTAAASSPSKPTLKLGSSGAAVKTLQQALASAGFSPGAADGQFGPKTAAAVKAFQSAKGLAADGVVGPKTWAALTAGGSGGATPTLKQGSKGAAVTNLQNLLSRHGFNPGPADGQFGPKTTAAVKAFQSAKGLTADGVVGPKTWARLNGAAGPSAPSAPGGSGPTLKQGHSGPPVAALQNRLNQLGFNAGAADGQFGPKTTAAVKAFQSAKGLTADGVVGPKTWNQLGITVSGTPSTPPSTGGVHGNSTLANKARAVALSMGGYSSQGLCATGVSRAIQQTYGIKVWGNGNQIDDNLPRNKFKQVNLSLAEALKIPGLILTWEKTSTRLGSIYGHTAITSGDGRSSYSDFVESNTLGASGRSGFKVFMPI